From Pseudarthrobacter equi, a single genomic window includes:
- the hemG gene encoding protoporphyrinogen oxidase, with protein MDSSPAETSQALVVGGGISGLLSARELAAAGYRVTVLEESGAWGGCVGSHTVAGISLDSGAESFATRSDAVASLAAELALDTNIVTPRPGGAWVQLPEGPRELPKTGVLGIPANPWDPEVRRSLGLFGALRASADRFLPASVGAGTDVTSVAALVRARMGKRVLERLVAPVVGGVHSADPGMLDVDMVAPGLRAGLRREGSLAAAVSALRRGKAGGPAKAGSAVAGLKGGMHTLTDALVADLAARGVTLLTGTRAESADRTSKGWRVTAGQTTYDAAVLVVATDGPAAVDLLAPTVPGIAGKKPGAGPDVKLVTLVIGNAALDSRPRGTGVLVAPQTPGIGAKALTHATGKWEWLREAAGTGRHIVRLSYGRADGDGGPEKQRGPDTDEELLAAALHDASALLEVPIRRSDVVDWDVVRWRGSLPFAAVGHRARVASIREACSGTGALAVVGGWVAGNGLAAVVSDTRTQLRNLLS; from the coding sequence GTGGACAGCTCGCCGGCAGAAACCAGCCAGGCGCTGGTGGTGGGCGGCGGAATATCCGGCCTGCTCTCCGCCAGGGAACTCGCCGCCGCGGGCTACCGGGTGACGGTGCTGGAGGAAAGTGGCGCCTGGGGCGGCTGCGTCGGCAGCCACACGGTGGCCGGGATCAGCCTGGACAGCGGGGCGGAATCGTTCGCCACCCGGTCCGACGCCGTCGCATCCCTCGCCGCCGAACTCGCCCTGGACACCAACATCGTCACGCCCCGGCCTGGCGGCGCGTGGGTCCAGCTGCCCGAGGGCCCCCGCGAGCTGCCCAAGACAGGCGTCCTGGGCATCCCGGCCAATCCGTGGGACCCGGAAGTCCGGCGTTCCCTGGGCCTGTTCGGTGCGCTCCGTGCCTCAGCGGACCGCTTCCTCCCGGCGTCGGTAGGTGCCGGCACCGACGTGACGAGCGTGGCTGCGCTGGTCCGCGCGCGGATGGGCAAGCGCGTCCTGGAACGGCTGGTGGCGCCGGTGGTGGGGGGCGTCCACTCGGCGGATCCGGGGATGCTCGACGTCGACATGGTGGCGCCCGGTCTCCGTGCCGGACTGCGCCGGGAGGGTTCCCTCGCTGCCGCGGTTTCCGCGCTGCGCCGGGGCAAAGCCGGCGGCCCCGCAAAAGCCGGCTCCGCCGTCGCCGGACTCAAGGGCGGAATGCACACGCTGACCGACGCGCTGGTGGCAGACCTCGCAGCCAGGGGAGTGACCCTTTTGACGGGCACCCGCGCCGAATCCGCGGACCGCACGTCCAAGGGATGGCGGGTAACCGCCGGCCAAACAACCTACGACGCCGCCGTCCTGGTGGTGGCCACCGACGGTCCCGCCGCCGTCGACCTCCTGGCGCCGACGGTTCCGGGCATCGCAGGAAAGAAGCCCGGCGCCGGCCCCGACGTGAAGCTGGTGACCCTGGTCATTGGCAATGCGGCGCTGGACAGCCGACCGCGCGGCACCGGCGTCCTGGTGGCGCCGCAAACGCCCGGCATCGGTGCGAAGGCCTTGACGCACGCCACCGGTAAATGGGAATGGCTGCGCGAAGCCGCCGGGACGGGCCGGCACATAGTGCGGCTGTCCTACGGGCGGGCCGACGGCGACGGCGGGCCAGAGAAGCAGCGCGGTCCGGATACCGATGAGGAACTGCTTGCAGCTGCCCTGCACGACGCCTCGGCGCTGCTGGAAGTTCCCATCCGGCGCAGCGACGTTGTGGACTGGGACGTGGTCCGCTGGCGCGGCTCGCTGCCGTTTGCGGCGGTGGGACACCGTGCACGGGTAGCGTCCATCCGGGAAGCCTGCTCGGGAACCGGCGCCCTGGCCGTCGTGGGCGGCTGGGTGGCCGGCAACGGCCTGGCAGCCGTGGTGTCCGACACCCGGACGCAGCTGCGAAACCTGCTCTCCTGA
- the moeB gene encoding molybdopterin-synthase adenylyltransferase MoeB, with amino-acid sequence MPSPFTANVSAVSLDPLVEPAPELTSEEVERYSRHLIIPEIGSAGQRRLKNAKVLVIGAGGLGSPALLYLAAAGVGTLGIIDDDAVDLSNLQRQVIHGVADVGRPKIESARDAIAALNPLVDVRLHQVRLDASNALELFADYDLILDGADNFATRYLVNDAAAILGKPYVWGSIFRFDGQVSVFWEKHGPTYRDLYPEAPPAGSVPSCGEGGVFGMLCAAVGSLMVTEAVKLITGVGRSLLGRVALYDALGGSWREIRVSKDPAAAPVTELTDYEAFCGIEPQAPADTEHTVTAAQLATMLASRKAGLKDFDLVDVREPGEFEIVRIEGAVLIPQGRILAGDAWGEIAQDRDIVFLCKAGTRSANVLAAAQKAGYRRVSHLDGGILSWVREVEPQKPVY; translated from the coding sequence ATGCCTTCGCCGTTCACTGCAAATGTTTCAGCAGTTTCCCTTGATCCTTTGGTGGAACCCGCCCCGGAACTCACCTCCGAAGAGGTGGAACGGTATTCCCGGCACCTCATCATTCCGGAAATCGGCTCGGCAGGGCAGCGGCGGCTCAAGAACGCGAAAGTACTGGTTATCGGCGCCGGCGGACTGGGCTCGCCCGCCTTGCTCTACCTCGCAGCCGCGGGAGTTGGAACCCTGGGGATCATCGACGACGACGCCGTGGACCTGAGCAACCTTCAGCGCCAGGTCATCCACGGTGTGGCAGATGTCGGACGGCCGAAGATCGAATCGGCGCGCGACGCAATCGCCGCCCTGAATCCACTCGTGGACGTCCGGTTGCACCAGGTCCGGCTCGACGCATCCAACGCGCTGGAGCTGTTTGCCGATTACGACCTCATCCTCGACGGTGCAGACAATTTCGCCACGCGCTACCTCGTCAATGATGCTGCCGCGATCCTGGGAAAGCCTTATGTCTGGGGCTCAATCTTCCGGTTCGACGGCCAAGTGAGCGTCTTCTGGGAAAAGCATGGGCCCACCTACCGCGACCTCTACCCTGAGGCGCCACCGGCCGGCTCTGTTCCTTCCTGCGGCGAGGGCGGCGTCTTCGGCATGCTGTGCGCGGCAGTGGGGTCACTGATGGTGACTGAGGCAGTGAAGCTCATTACCGGCGTCGGGCGCTCCCTGCTGGGGCGGGTGGCGCTGTACGACGCCCTGGGAGGCAGCTGGCGTGAGATCCGCGTGTCCAAGGACCCGGCGGCCGCTCCCGTCACCGAACTGACCGACTACGAGGCGTTCTGCGGCATCGAGCCCCAGGCGCCGGCAGACACCGAACACACCGTCACCGCCGCGCAGCTCGCCACCATGCTGGCCTCACGGAAGGCCGGCCTGAAGGACTTCGACCTGGTGGACGTCCGCGAGCCGGGTGAATTCGAGATCGTCCGGATCGAGGGCGCCGTGCTCATTCCGCAGGGGAGGATCCTGGCGGGGGATGCCTGGGGGGAGATTGCCCAGGACCGGGACATCGTGTTCCTGTGCAAGGCGGGGACCCGCTCGGCGAACGTCCTGGCCGCGGCGCAGAAGGCAGGCTACCGGCGCGTGAGCCACCTCGACGGCGGCATTCTCTCCTGGGTGCGTGAGGTTGAGCCGCAAAAGCCCGTCTACTGA
- a CDS encoding glutamyl-tRNA reductase: protein MVLFSLVATHADIDLETVAQLSNGSSGIAASVLSGSPAVSGAVVLATCNRYEIYGEAPNTDDVEAARAALVAQISAKSGLAEPLVSRSFSTRTGPEVTRHLFAVSAGLDSAVVGEREIAGQVRRALITAQHEGTASSGLVRLFQAASKTAKDVGAQTALGSRGLSIVSVALDLATDLSENPDWSAKKVVVFGTGAYAGATMALLRERGCTDVSVFSSSGRAEGFVATRGGTALDADSLRPAVAAADVMIGCSGSDTRVEADELAQVRAGSTQPLIAIDLALTHDFDPAVGELDGVELLTLESVRLAAPQEQAESLAQASGIVKGAAKAFEQEREARSVDSAIVALRRHTMDVLDAEMEKVRARHGCTAAAEEVEFALRRMVKQLLHVPTVRARELAANGQQDDYVAALEALYGITVEQPGTAAPAAGQAECPVDHKGLESA from the coding sequence GTGGTTCTTTTTTCATTGGTGGCTACACACGCCGACATCGATCTTGAGACTGTTGCTCAGTTGAGCAACGGTTCCTCCGGGATTGCCGCTTCCGTGCTCTCCGGCTCGCCGGCAGTGTCCGGGGCCGTGGTCCTGGCTACGTGCAACAGGTACGAAATCTACGGCGAGGCTCCGAATACGGACGACGTCGAGGCCGCCCGCGCTGCCCTCGTGGCCCAGATCAGCGCCAAGAGCGGGCTCGCCGAACCACTCGTGTCGCGCTCCTTCAGCACCCGGACCGGCCCCGAAGTGACCCGGCACCTCTTTGCCGTGAGCGCGGGACTGGATTCCGCCGTCGTGGGCGAACGCGAAATCGCTGGCCAGGTGCGGCGCGCCCTGATCACGGCCCAGCATGAAGGCACTGCCAGCTCAGGCCTGGTCCGGCTTTTCCAGGCCGCCTCCAAGACCGCCAAGGACGTGGGCGCCCAGACCGCGCTCGGCTCGCGGGGCCTGTCCATCGTGTCAGTAGCCCTGGACCTCGCCACAGACCTCTCCGAGAATCCTGACTGGTCCGCCAAAAAGGTTGTCGTTTTTGGAACCGGCGCGTACGCCGGCGCCACCATGGCGCTGCTGCGTGAACGCGGCTGCACCGATGTGTCGGTCTTCTCCTCGTCCGGCCGTGCCGAAGGGTTCGTCGCCACCCGGGGAGGCACCGCCCTAGACGCTGACTCGCTCCGCCCGGCCGTGGCCGCAGCGGACGTCATGATCGGCTGCAGCGGTTCCGATACCCGCGTTGAAGCCGACGAACTGGCGCAGGTCCGTGCCGGCTCCACCCAGCCGCTGATCGCCATTGACCTGGCCCTTACCCACGACTTCGATCCCGCAGTGGGAGAACTCGATGGCGTGGAACTGCTGACGCTCGAATCCGTGCGCCTGGCGGCGCCGCAGGAGCAGGCCGAATCGCTGGCGCAGGCCAGTGGCATCGTCAAGGGCGCAGCCAAGGCGTTTGAACAGGAACGCGAAGCCCGGTCCGTGGACTCGGCCATCGTTGCCCTCCGCCGGCACACCATGGACGTCCTGGACGCCGAAATGGAAAAGGTCCGCGCCCGGCACGGCTGCACTGCAGCGGCCGAGGAAGTGGAGTTTGCCCTGCGCCGGATGGTGAAGCAACTGCTGCACGTACCCACAGTGCGCGCCCGCGAGCTCGCCGCGAACGGCCAGCAGGACGACTATGTGGCGGCCCTGGAAGCGCTTTACGGCATCACCGTGGAACAGCCGGGAACAGCAGCTCCCGCGGCCGGCCAGGCGGAATGCCCGGTGGACCACAAGGGCCTCGAAAGCGCCTGA
- the hemQ gene encoding hydrogen peroxide-dependent heme synthase yields the protein MSHTSAESVTKTEESAEQFFTLWTVFKRSGQVARSADAAADFETLLERLAAAGVTHRGSYDVSAMRADADVMVWLHGPKPEALQQAIRDIRRSDLFAGTEIVWSAMGVHREAEFAKNHTPAYSRGVAPAEWLCVYPFVRSYEWYILPDAERGKMLRDHGLLGRDFPQVISNTVSSFALGDWEWILGLEAPELVDLVDLMRHLRATEARNHVREEIPFYTGRRISAEEVAEVLA from the coding sequence ATGAGCCACACTTCTGCCGAATCTGTCACTAAAACCGAAGAATCAGCCGAGCAGTTCTTCACCCTCTGGACGGTCTTCAAGCGGTCCGGGCAGGTTGCCCGCAGCGCCGATGCTGCAGCTGACTTCGAAACGCTGCTGGAACGGCTCGCGGCCGCCGGTGTCACGCACCGCGGCAGCTACGACGTCTCGGCCATGCGCGCCGACGCCGACGTGATGGTGTGGCTCCACGGCCCCAAGCCGGAGGCCCTGCAGCAGGCCATCCGCGACATCCGCCGCAGCGACCTGTTCGCGGGCACGGAGATTGTCTGGTCGGCCATGGGCGTCCACCGCGAAGCCGAGTTCGCCAAGAACCACACGCCGGCCTACTCACGCGGCGTTGCCCCGGCCGAATGGCTGTGCGTTTACCCGTTCGTCCGCTCCTACGAGTGGTACATCCTGCCCGACGCCGAGCGCGGCAAGATGCTCCGCGACCACGGACTGCTGGGCCGCGACTTCCCCCAGGTCATCTCCAACACGGTCTCTTCCTTCGCCCTGGGCGACTGGGAATGGATCCTTGGCCTTGAGGCCCCCGAACTGGTTGACCTCGTCGACCTGATGCGCCACCTCCGTGCCACCGAGGCGCGGAACCATGTCCGTGAAGAGATCCCGTTCTACACCGGACGCCGGATCTCCGCCGAGGAAGTAGCCGAGGTACTCGCATGA
- the hemE gene encoding uroporphyrinogen decarboxylase yields MTPSPAVSAAGTLAADHPLMDGRTADSPLITAYRGGKPSRRPVWFMRQAGRSLPEYLKVREGIAMLDSCLRPELASEITLQPVRRHDVDAGIFFSDIVIPLKLAGVGVDIVPGVGPVLDKPVRTAADVAALPKLTWEALEPIREAVRLTVAELGKTPLIGFAGAPFTLAAYMVEGKPSRDHLGPRTMMHADPETWNALANWAADASGLFLRAQLEAGASAGQLFDSWAGSLGLADYQRFVAAASSRALDHVRHLGAPLIHFGTGTSELLVAMRDVGVDVVGVDYRLPLDEANRRLGGSVPLQGNIDPALLSAPWDVLEAHVREVIAAGAGAPGHVLNLGHGVPPETDPDVLTRVVKLIHSISPE; encoded by the coding sequence ATGACTCCTAGCCCCGCCGTCTCCGCTGCCGGCACACTCGCCGCAGACCATCCGCTCATGGATGGCCGCACCGCAGACTCCCCGCTGATCACGGCCTACCGGGGCGGCAAGCCGTCCCGCCGCCCCGTCTGGTTCATGCGGCAGGCCGGGCGTTCACTGCCGGAATACCTTAAGGTCCGCGAAGGCATCGCCATGCTGGACTCCTGCCTCCGGCCCGAACTGGCCTCGGAGATCACCCTCCAGCCCGTCCGCCGGCACGACGTGGACGCAGGCATCTTCTTCTCGGACATCGTGATTCCGCTCAAGCTGGCCGGCGTGGGCGTCGACATTGTCCCCGGCGTCGGCCCCGTGCTGGACAAGCCCGTCCGGACGGCAGCGGATGTGGCCGCCCTTCCGAAGCTGACCTGGGAAGCCCTGGAACCCATCCGGGAAGCTGTCCGCCTCACCGTTGCCGAACTGGGCAAAACGCCCCTGATCGGTTTTGCCGGCGCACCGTTTACCCTTGCCGCGTACATGGTGGAAGGCAAGCCGTCACGCGACCACCTGGGCCCGCGCACCATGATGCACGCAGATCCGGAAACCTGGAACGCCCTGGCCAACTGGGCTGCCGACGCCTCCGGCCTCTTCCTGCGCGCCCAGCTCGAAGCCGGAGCGTCCGCGGGCCAGCTCTTCGATTCATGGGCAGGCTCGCTGGGCCTTGCTGACTACCAGCGGTTCGTGGCGGCGGCATCCTCCCGCGCCCTTGACCACGTCCGCCACCTTGGCGCACCGCTGATCCACTTCGGAACCGGCACCTCAGAACTCCTCGTTGCCATGCGCGACGTCGGGGTGGACGTCGTGGGCGTGGACTACCGCCTGCCGCTCGACGAAGCCAACCGCCGGCTGGGCGGCTCCGTACCGCTCCAGGGGAACATTGACCCCGCCCTCCTGTCCGCTCCGTGGGACGTCCTCGAAGCACACGTCCGCGAAGTCATTGCCGCAGGAGCCGGGGCACCCGGCCACGTCCTCAACCTCGGCCACGGCGTCCCGCCGGAAACCGACCCGGACGTCCTGACCCGCGTGGTCAAACTTATCCACTCCATCTCCCCGGAGTAG
- a CDS encoding ferrochelatase, translating to MSPLDPQTAVANPVTEAGRMAPKNYDAVLLASFGGPEGQDDVIPFLRNVTRGRGIPDERLEEVSHHYRANGGISPINQQNRELKAALEAELAARGIELPVLWGNRNWAPYIPETLQDAYDAGHRRLLMVTTSAYSCYSSCRQYREDIGMALTETGLDGHLEVDKVRQYFDHPGFVEPFIEGTAAGLAEVRAKLADAGTPDAPVQILFATHSIPTRDAEAAGRSEGEPREFEEGSAYVAQHLATAAAVIERVKEESGLTADWSLVYQSRSGAPHVPWLEPDINDAIEELAGKGTKGIVIVPLGFVSDHMEVVWDLDTEALETCANLGLAATRVPTPGTHRKFVDGLVDLISERTLANNVSDRPALTGLGPWYDVCRPGCCANFRGEKPTIAGADTTVGTGHDPYPAAGSGTASGQSGEAAQQ from the coding sequence ATGAGCCCGCTCGACCCCCAGACCGCCGTCGCCAACCCCGTCACCGAGGCCGGCCGCATGGCTCCCAAGAATTACGACGCCGTCCTCCTCGCCTCCTTCGGCGGCCCCGAGGGCCAGGACGACGTCATCCCGTTCCTCCGCAACGTCACCCGCGGCCGCGGCATCCCCGACGAACGGCTCGAGGAAGTTTCGCACCACTACCGTGCCAACGGCGGCATCAGCCCCATCAACCAGCAGAACCGTGAGCTGAAGGCCGCACTCGAGGCTGAACTCGCTGCCCGCGGCATCGAACTGCCCGTGCTGTGGGGCAACCGCAACTGGGCGCCGTACATTCCGGAGACGCTGCAGGACGCGTACGACGCCGGGCACCGCCGCCTGCTGATGGTCACCACCAGTGCCTACTCCTGTTACTCCAGCTGCCGCCAGTACCGCGAGGACATCGGCATGGCCCTGACGGAAACAGGCCTGGACGGCCATCTCGAAGTGGACAAGGTCCGCCAGTATTTCGACCACCCCGGCTTTGTGGAGCCGTTCATTGAAGGCACCGCCGCAGGCCTCGCCGAGGTCCGCGCCAAGCTGGCCGACGCCGGAACCCCCGACGCTCCGGTCCAGATCCTGTTCGCCACCCACTCCATCCCCACCCGGGATGCCGAGGCCGCCGGCCGGTCTGAGGGCGAACCGCGCGAATTTGAGGAAGGCTCCGCGTACGTGGCGCAGCACCTTGCCACCGCCGCTGCCGTCATTGAGCGCGTCAAGGAAGAATCCGGGCTCACCGCGGACTGGTCCCTGGTGTACCAGTCGCGGTCCGGTGCGCCGCACGTGCCGTGGCTCGAACCCGACATCAACGACGCCATCGAGGAACTCGCAGGCAAGGGCACCAAGGGGATCGTCATCGTTCCGCTGGGCTTCGTCAGCGACCACATGGAGGTGGTCTGGGACCTGGACACCGAGGCCCTGGAAACCTGTGCAAACCTTGGGCTGGCAGCTACCCGTGTCCCCACTCCGGGCACGCACCGGAAGTTCGTCGACGGCCTGGTGGACCTGATTTCCGAACGCACGCTGGCCAACAACGTCAGCGACCGCCCGGCGCTGACCGGCCTTGGTCCCTGGTACGACGTGTGCCGGCCCGGCTGCTGCGCAAACTTCCGTGGCGAGAAACCCACCATCGCAGGGGCGGACACCACCGTCGGCACCGGGCACGACCCGTATCCGGCCGCCGGATCCGGCACCGCCTCGGGCCAGTCCGGGGAAGCAGCGCAGCAGTGA
- the thiS gene encoding sulfur carrier protein ThiS, translating to MNITLNGASRTVADGASITALVSEVTGRALAADGQATDGQRLGVAVAHNSEVVPRSQWHGTALADGDDVELVTAVQGG from the coding sequence ATGAACATCACCCTGAACGGGGCATCCCGCACCGTGGCGGACGGTGCGTCCATCACGGCATTGGTCAGCGAGGTGACCGGACGCGCGCTTGCGGCCGACGGCCAGGCAACCGACGGACAAAGGCTGGGGGTGGCCGTAGCTCACAATTCCGAAGTGGTGCCCCGCAGCCAATGGCACGGCACCGCGCTCGCGGACGGAGACGACGTCGAACTCGTCACCGCAGTACAGGGAGGCTGA
- a CDS encoding TetR/AcrR family transcriptional regulator — MVHEARADRPPAAEPQSSPRPAGQRSARLPRDERRAQLLSAAQEVFVANGYHGAAMDEIAETAHVSKPVLYQHFPSKRELYFALLDSHLASLTDLMLGALNSTTDNKERVQAVMRAYFRFIASDDQAHRLVFESDLVNDPDVSSRLETFNRTFADAIARVIAGDTKLPHLEAELLGRGLAGMAQVSARYWLETDGNLDLDVASDLIYRLAWRGISRFPKES, encoded by the coding sequence GTGGTCCATGAAGCACGGGCTGACCGCCCGCCGGCGGCCGAACCGCAAAGTTCACCGCGACCCGCGGGCCAACGGTCGGCCCGGCTCCCCCGTGATGAACGGCGGGCACAGCTTCTTTCCGCAGCGCAGGAAGTCTTTGTGGCGAACGGTTACCACGGGGCCGCCATGGATGAGATCGCCGAGACGGCGCATGTGAGCAAGCCGGTCCTGTACCAGCACTTCCCGTCCAAACGCGAGCTGTACTTTGCCCTCCTGGACAGCCACCTTGCGTCCCTGACCGACCTGATGCTGGGGGCGCTGAACTCCACCACAGACAATAAGGAACGCGTCCAGGCTGTCATGCGGGCGTACTTCCGGTTCATCGCCAGCGACGACCAGGCCCACCGCCTGGTCTTCGAGTCCGACCTCGTCAACGATCCCGACGTCAGTTCGCGCCTCGAAACTTTCAACCGGACCTTTGCCGATGCCATTGCGCGGGTGATCGCCGGGGACACCAAGCTGCCCCACCTCGAAGCGGAACTGCTGGGCCGCGGCCTGGCGGGGATGGCGCAGGTCAGCGCCCGGTACTGGCTGGAAACGGACGGCAACCTGGACCTCGATGTGGCCAGCGACCTCATCTACCGTTTAGCTTGGCGCGGAATCTCTCGCTTCCCCAAAGAGTCCTAG
- a CDS encoding thiazole synthase: MIEANTVSEPATHTSAAPARPDALVIDGVALESRLIMGTGGAPSLDGLGAALVASGTSLTTVAMRRYSPAESGSLFQLLVDHGIRVLPNTAGCFTARDAVLTAELAREALETDWVKLEVIADEHTLLPDAVELVDATEQLVNRGFKVFAYTNDDPVLALRLENLGATAVMPLGSPIGTGLGILNPHNIELIVSRASVPVVLDAGIGTASDAALAMELGCDAVLLATAVTRAQNPALMGEAFKHAVIAGRLAKEAGRIPRREHALASSAMEGRAEFL; encoded by the coding sequence ATGATTGAAGCGAACACCGTTTCCGAACCGGCCACCCATACCTCCGCGGCACCCGCCAGGCCTGACGCCCTCGTCATCGACGGCGTTGCCCTGGAGTCGAGGCTCATCATGGGAACGGGTGGCGCGCCCAGCCTGGACGGCCTGGGCGCCGCGCTTGTTGCCTCCGGAACCTCCCTCACCACCGTGGCCATGCGCCGCTACTCACCCGCAGAATCGGGCTCCCTGTTCCAACTGCTGGTGGACCACGGAATCCGGGTCCTGCCCAACACCGCAGGCTGCTTTACTGCGCGGGACGCCGTCCTGACTGCCGAACTGGCCCGGGAAGCGCTGGAAACCGACTGGGTGAAGCTGGAGGTCATCGCAGACGAGCACACGCTCCTGCCGGACGCCGTTGAGCTGGTGGATGCAACCGAACAGCTGGTCAACCGCGGCTTCAAAGTCTTTGCCTACACCAACGACGACCCCGTCCTGGCCCTCCGGCTGGAAAACCTGGGTGCTACCGCAGTGATGCCCCTGGGATCTCCTATCGGTACCGGGCTGGGAATCCTCAACCCGCACAACATCGAACTCATCGTTTCCCGGGCAAGCGTGCCCGTGGTCCTGGACGCAGGGATCGGCACGGCATCTGACGCGGCGCTGGCCATGGAACTTGGGTGCGACGCTGTCCTGCTGGCCACGGCGGTGACCCGTGCCCAGAACCCGGCCCTGATGGGTGAGGCGTTCAAGCACGCCGTCATCGCCGGGCGGCTGGCGAAGGAAGCCGGGCGCATTCCGCGCCGCGAGCACGCGCTGGCGTCGTCCGCCATGGAGGGCCGGGCCGAGTTCCTTTAG
- a CDS encoding DUF3107 domain-containing protein, whose protein sequence is MEIKIGVQNVGREIVLESNQDAETVANVVGEAIKGGSELRLTDDKGRLIIVPGNALGYVEIGAEEVRRVGFGQF, encoded by the coding sequence GTGGAAATTAAGATCGGCGTGCAGAACGTTGGCCGCGAGATCGTCCTGGAATCAAACCAGGATGCGGAGACCGTGGCCAATGTTGTGGGAGAAGCCATCAAGGGCGGCAGCGAACTGCGCCTCACCGATGACAAGGGGCGCCTGATCATTGTTCCCGGCAACGCGCTGGGCTACGTGGAAATCGGCGCGGAAGAAGTCCGGCGCGTAGGATTCGGCCAGTTCTAG
- the hemC gene encoding hydroxymethylbilane synthase → MTVRIGTRASKLALTQTQQTADQLAAVGGFPVELVHIRTDGDVLTGPLSQMGGTGVFVAALRDALLRDECDVAVHSLKDLPTGAAVGLSLAATPKRVDVRDVLCARDGLKLADLPEGAKVGTGSPRRAAQLRAARADLEIVDIRGNVDTRLGRVPGLPGNTTAEVVPGKSCDLDAVVLAAAGLERISRLDAVSEFLEPDVMLPAAGQGSLAIECRTSDAPRKPGATEGSQEVLAQALAALDDPDTRLAVTAERALLARLEAGCAAPVGAYAYRKGSMLHLEAVVCAVDGKASVRDKRATDGLTEVGATLLGIELAEVLLAGGAADIADLQAS, encoded by the coding sequence GTGACTGTCCGCATCGGCACCCGGGCCAGCAAGCTCGCCCTGACCCAGACGCAGCAGACCGCGGACCAGCTCGCCGCCGTCGGAGGCTTCCCCGTGGAGCTCGTCCACATCCGGACCGACGGCGACGTCCTCACCGGGCCGCTCTCGCAGATGGGCGGCACAGGCGTGTTCGTGGCCGCATTGCGCGACGCCCTGCTTCGGGACGAATGCGACGTGGCGGTCCACTCGCTCAAGGACCTGCCCACGGGTGCCGCCGTGGGCCTGAGCCTCGCGGCGACACCCAAACGCGTGGACGTCCGCGACGTGCTGTGCGCCAGGGACGGACTCAAGCTCGCGGACCTTCCCGAGGGCGCCAAGGTGGGGACGGGTTCGCCGCGGCGCGCAGCCCAGTTGCGGGCCGCGCGCGCCGACCTGGAGATCGTGGATATCCGCGGCAACGTGGACACCCGCCTGGGCCGCGTCCCCGGACTGCCCGGCAACACCACCGCTGAGGTGGTTCCCGGGAAGTCCTGCGACCTTGATGCCGTGGTGCTGGCGGCCGCGGGCCTGGAGCGCATCAGCCGGCTGGACGCCGTCAGCGAATTCCTTGAACCCGACGTGATGCTCCCGGCCGCGGGCCAGGGGTCGCTCGCCATCGAGTGCCGGACCTCCGACGCGCCGCGCAAACCCGGAGCAACGGAGGGTTCCCAGGAAGTGCTGGCGCAGGCTCTGGCCGCCCTCGACGACCCCGACACCCGGCTGGCCGTCACCGCCGAACGCGCCCTGCTGGCCAGGCTCGAAGCCGGCTGCGCCGCTCCCGTCGGTGCCTACGCGTACCGCAAGGGCAGCATGCTCCACCTGGAAGCCGTGGTGTGTGCCGTGGACGGTAAAGCTTCCGTCCGGGACAAGCGCGCCACGGACGGGCTCACCGAAGTGGGCGCCACACTGCTGGGCATCGAGCTGGCCGAAGTCCTCCTTGCCGGCGGGGCCGCCGACATCGCCGACCTCCAGGCCTCCTGA